One window of Microbacterium sediminis genomic DNA carries:
- a CDS encoding TlyA family RNA methyltransferase → MSQRLDAALAARGLARSRTHAAALIAEGRVAVDGAVITKAATRVADEASIDVATDHYVSRGAHKLLAALDGFGIVVADRVALDMGASTGGFTQVLRERGARPVIAVDVGHDQLAAEVAADPEVRAVEGFNVRYMTPESLAAASGVTEPPAVVTGDLSFISLAHVLPAVAAVAREDADIVLLVKPQFEVGRTGIREGIVVDPGLRITAATDVLWAAHDVGLGCLGVLPSPLPGTRGNRELLVHLAPGRGSTPDRWAEEIARAAS, encoded by the coding sequence ATGAGCCAGCGGCTCGACGCCGCTCTCGCCGCGCGCGGACTGGCGCGCTCGCGCACTCACGCGGCCGCGCTCATCGCCGAGGGGCGCGTCGCGGTCGACGGCGCCGTGATCACGAAGGCCGCGACCCGCGTGGCCGACGAGGCGAGCATCGACGTCGCCACCGACCACTACGTCAGCCGCGGCGCCCACAAGCTGCTCGCCGCGCTCGACGGATTCGGCATCGTCGTGGCCGATCGCGTCGCCCTCGACATGGGAGCCTCCACGGGCGGCTTCACGCAGGTGCTGCGCGAGCGCGGCGCGCGCCCGGTGATCGCCGTCGACGTCGGCCACGATCAGCTCGCCGCCGAGGTCGCCGCCGACCCCGAGGTGCGCGCGGTCGAGGGCTTCAACGTGCGCTACATGACGCCCGAGAGCCTCGCCGCGGCCAGCGGCGTGACGGAGCCGCCGGCGGTCGTCACCGGGGACCTGTCGTTCATCTCGCTCGCGCACGTGCTGCCGGCCGTCGCCGCCGTGGCGCGGGAGGACGCCGACATCGTGCTGCTCGTGAAGCCGCAGTTCGAGGTGGGGCGCACCGGCATCCGCGAGGGGATCGTCGTCGACCCGGGCCTGCGGATCACGGCCGCCACCGACGTCCTCTGGGCGGCTCACGATGTCGGGCTGGGGTGCCTCGGCGTGCTGCCGTCGCCGCTGCCGGGCACACGCGGCAATCGGGAGCTGCTCGTGCACCTCGCGCCCGGCCGCGGATCCACGCCGGATCGATGGGCCGAGGAGATCGCGCGCGCCGCGTCCTGA
- a CDS encoding NAD kinase, giving the protein MTQRRILVVAHAHRDDTVEAALRIVGALRRGGAVPILHPEDRAELAAVAPALADVPLLDHDVPLDDVDLAIVLGGDGTILRAAELVREGTAPVLGINMGHVGFLAEIERDDMDEAVRRAIAGEYEVEERLALSVKVRDRLGEVVYETWALNEASVEKDMPGRMIELVLEIDGRPLSSFGADGCVIATPTGSTAYGFSAGGPVIWPSVQAIAVVPVSAHALFSRPLVVGPEHAVALEVKGGIAGSGVLWCDGRRSHPLPAGARVTVRRAEKPVRLARLHPAVFTDRLVRKFQLPVHGWRGPTGTMMTDAVSILPLSGGDA; this is encoded by the coding sequence ATGACGCAGCGCAGGATCCTGGTGGTCGCGCACGCCCACCGCGACGACACCGTCGAAGCGGCGCTGCGGATCGTCGGCGCGCTGCGCCGCGGTGGCGCCGTACCCATCCTGCACCCCGAGGACCGCGCCGAGCTCGCCGCCGTCGCCCCCGCGCTCGCCGACGTGCCGCTGCTGGATCACGATGTTCCGCTCGACGACGTCGACCTCGCGATCGTGCTCGGCGGCGACGGCACGATCCTGCGGGCGGCGGAGCTTGTGCGCGAGGGCACCGCGCCGGTGCTCGGGATCAACATGGGCCACGTGGGCTTCCTCGCCGAGATCGAGCGCGACGACATGGACGAGGCCGTCCGCCGCGCGATCGCGGGGGAGTACGAGGTCGAGGAGCGCCTGGCCCTCTCGGTCAAGGTGCGCGATCGCCTCGGCGAGGTCGTGTACGAGACGTGGGCGCTGAACGAGGCGTCGGTCGAGAAGGACATGCCGGGTCGCATGATCGAGCTCGTGCTCGAGATCGACGGTCGGCCCCTGTCGAGCTTCGGCGCCGACGGCTGCGTGATCGCGACCCCGACCGGCTCCACGGCCTACGGGTTCTCGGCGGGCGGACCGGTCATCTGGCCGTCGGTGCAGGCGATCGCGGTGGTGCCCGTCTCGGCGCACGCGCTGTTCTCGCGCCCGCTGGTCGTCGGCCCCGAGCACGCGGTGGCGCTCGAGGTGAAGGGCGGCATCGCCGGCAGCGGCGTGCTGTGGTGCGACGGTCGCCGCTCCCACCCCCTGCCGGCCGGCGCGCGCGTCACCGTGCGCCGTGCCGAGAAGCCCGTGCGGCTCGCGCGGCTGCACCCGGCGGTGTTCACCGATCGGCTCGTGCGGAAGTTCCAGCTGCCCGTGCACGGGTGGCGCGGCCCCACCGGCACGATGATGACCGATGCGGTGAGCATCCTGCCGCTGTCGGGAGGCGACGCGTGA
- a CDS encoding HAD-IIA family hydrolase, translated as MALFAKKTGPAPIDGVDVVLADLDGVIYAGAGAIPHAVESLTRAASEGRRLGYITNNASRTDATVAAHLSSLGLPTQPTDVVTSPQAAVRLLGEKVAPGATILAVGGEGLVVELEKAGYVVTRSADDAPAAVVQGFAPEVGWTQLAEAAYALATPEEEGGIPWIATNTDWTIPQARGIAPGNGTLVSAVHTAVGRLATVAGKPEAPIFHTAVARFGANRPLFLGDRLDTDIQGAQAAGIDSAVVLTGIDRPKHILAAPAHSRPTYILSDLRELFEPYPVVTHKRDVTTVRDAAVRIAGPDVEIVSEGSDIDLLRAAAHAIWATGRQIFGFRVPERLYADPFHTARR; from the coding sequence ATGGCGCTGTTCGCTAAGAAGACCGGCCCGGCGCCGATCGACGGCGTGGATGTGGTTCTCGCGGATCTGGACGGGGTGATCTACGCCGGCGCCGGCGCGATCCCGCACGCCGTCGAGAGCCTCACCCGCGCGGCGAGCGAGGGGCGCCGGCTCGGCTACATCACCAACAACGCCTCGCGCACCGACGCGACGGTCGCGGCGCACCTGAGCTCGCTCGGTCTGCCCACCCAGCCGACGGACGTCGTCACCAGCCCGCAGGCGGCGGTCCGCCTGCTCGGCGAGAAGGTCGCTCCGGGCGCCACGATCCTCGCGGTCGGCGGCGAGGGGCTCGTCGTCGAGCTCGAGAAGGCGGGGTACGTCGTCACGCGCAGCGCGGACGACGCGCCCGCCGCGGTGGTGCAGGGCTTCGCGCCCGAGGTCGGCTGGACCCAGCTCGCCGAGGCCGCGTACGCGCTGGCCACGCCGGAGGAGGAGGGCGGGATCCCCTGGATCGCGACCAACACCGACTGGACGATCCCGCAGGCGCGCGGGATCGCGCCGGGCAACGGCACCCTCGTCTCGGCCGTGCACACCGCGGTCGGGCGGCTCGCGACCGTGGCGGGCAAGCCCGAGGCGCCGATCTTCCACACCGCGGTGGCGCGGTTCGGGGCGAACCGACCGCTGTTCCTCGGCGACCGGCTCGACACCGACATCCAGGGCGCCCAGGCCGCCGGCATCGACTCGGCGGTGGTGCTCACCGGGATCGACCGGCCCAAGCACATCCTCGCCGCGCCGGCCCACTCGCGCCCGACGTACATCCTGAGCGACCTGCGCGAGCTCTTCGAGCCGTATCCGGTGGTCACGCACAAGCGCGATGTGACGACCGTGCGCGACGCGGCCGTGCGGATCGCCGGGCCGGATGTCGAGATCGTCTCCGAGGGCAGCGACATCGACCTGCTCCGCGCCGCCGCCCACGCGATCTGGGCGACCGGCCGGCAGATCTTCGGCTTCCGCGTGCCCGAGCGTCTCTACGCGGATCCGTTCCACACCGCCCGCCGCTGA